In Streptomyces capitiformicae, one genomic interval encodes:
- a CDS encoding roadblock/LC7 domain-containing protein, which produces MANTETALKEALASIEGATGAALVDYTSGMALGTIGGSKSFDLTVAAAGNTDVVRAKLRTMEHLGLKGEIEDILITLSDQYHLLRLLTGRGGNGLFLYLVLDSKRANLAMARHQLKKIEAELEV; this is translated from the coding sequence ATGGCCAACACCGAGACCGCGTTGAAAGAGGCCCTCGCGTCCATCGAGGGCGCGACCGGCGCCGCCCTCGTCGACTACACCAGCGGCATGGCACTGGGCACGATCGGCGGCAGCAAGAGCTTCGACCTCACCGTCGCCGCCGCCGGCAACACCGATGTCGTACGCGCCAAACTGCGCACCATGGAACACCTCGGCCTCAAGGGCGAGATCGAGGACATCCTGATCACCCTGTCCGACCAGTACCACCTGCTCCGGCTGCTCACCGGCCGCGGCGGCAACGGCCTCTTCCTCTACCTGGTCCTCGACTCCAAGCGGGCCAACCTGGCCATGGCCAGGCACCAGTTGAAGAAGATCGAGGCGGAACTGGAGGTCTGA
- a CDS encoding lipoprotein: MPAQVVLLAGLLTGCSESTVGDAESSPSVNASESARQAEATEAVESGGTVGPAGSACELPVTFDTAAKWKPEAIDTAPVESGNEIAEELAEGLLHQGPFTAACEIDAKPAGNIGFIRVWTGEAGATEKDAEALLKEFVAAEGNTSKARYSDFSSDSDVSGAEVQYLYTSEVLEETKKERAFIAVTPAGPVVVHLGGFDTAEHEAMLPAYELAKRTLRTT, from the coding sequence GTGCCGGCCCAGGTGGTCCTGCTGGCCGGGCTGCTGACGGGCTGCTCGGAATCGACGGTGGGCGACGCGGAGTCCTCGCCCTCGGTGAACGCCTCCGAGTCGGCCAGGCAGGCCGAAGCGACCGAGGCCGTCGAGAGCGGCGGCACCGTCGGCCCGGCCGGTTCCGCCTGCGAACTGCCGGTCACGTTCGACACGGCCGCGAAGTGGAAGCCGGAGGCCATCGATACCGCGCCCGTGGAGAGCGGGAACGAGATCGCCGAGGAGCTGGCCGAAGGTCTGCTCCACCAGGGCCCCTTCACCGCCGCGTGCGAGATCGACGCCAAGCCCGCCGGGAACATCGGCTTCATCCGCGTCTGGACCGGCGAGGCCGGAGCGACAGAGAAGGACGCGGAGGCGCTGCTCAAGGAGTTCGTGGCGGCCGAGGGCAACACGAGCAAGGCGCGGTACAGCGACTTCTCCTCGGACTCCGACGTCTCCGGCGCCGAGGTCCAGTACCTCTACACCAGCGAGGTCCTGGAGGAGACCAAGAAGGAGCGGGCCTTCATCGCCGTCACCCCCGCGGGCCCCGTCGTCGTCCATCTCGGCGGCTTCGACACGGCCGAACACGAGGCGATGCTCCCGGCGTACGAACTCGCCAAGCGGACCCTGCGCACCACATGA
- a CDS encoding APC family permease has product MSTTETTAGAPTPAEETGLKRVLGPKLLILFVIGDILGTGIYATTGKVAGKVGGALWLPFVIGFVVAILTAASYVELVGKYPKAAGAALYTQKAFKLPFLTFIVAFMVMCSGLSSASAAARAFSGDYLSELTNDALPPTLIAISFIVLLAALNLRGVSESVKTNVVLTLVELTGLVIILAIGAWAVLSGDGEPSRLTEFEASGTGYALITSVLGATALGFFAFVGFEDSVNMAEETKDPVRTFPRAIFIGVAVTGTIYVLVALVSSLLVDHRTLEGSSGPLLEVVKAGGVDFPHKLFALIALFAVTNSALINIMMASRLCYGMANERILPRGMARVLPRRRTPVVGIVFVTILAIGLVSTGEIEGLGDTTAFLLLCVFAVVNIAVLVLRRDRVDHAHFRTPTVLPILGAVTALTLASPLADRPADVYIRAGVLLAIGVGLWAVNKVILRVRGE; this is encoded by the coding sequence ATGTCCACCACCGAAACGACCGCCGGAGCGCCGACGCCCGCCGAGGAGACCGGCCTCAAACGCGTGCTCGGCCCCAAGCTGCTGATCCTCTTCGTGATCGGCGACATCCTCGGCACCGGTATCTACGCGACGACGGGCAAGGTCGCCGGGAAGGTCGGCGGAGCCCTGTGGCTCCCCTTCGTCATCGGCTTCGTCGTGGCGATCCTGACGGCGGCCTCGTACGTGGAACTGGTCGGCAAGTACCCGAAGGCGGCCGGGGCGGCCCTCTACACCCAGAAGGCCTTCAAGCTGCCGTTCCTGACGTTCATCGTCGCCTTCATGGTGATGTGCTCGGGCCTGTCGTCGGCGAGCGCCGCGGCACGGGCCTTCAGCGGCGACTACCTGAGCGAGCTGACGAACGACGCGCTGCCGCCCACCCTCATCGCCATCTCCTTCATCGTGCTGCTCGCCGCGCTGAACCTGCGGGGTGTCTCCGAGTCGGTCAAGACGAACGTGGTCCTGACCCTTGTCGAGCTGACCGGCCTGGTGATCATCCTCGCGATCGGGGCGTGGGCGGTCCTCAGCGGCGACGGGGAGCCGTCCCGGCTCACCGAGTTCGAGGCGAGCGGCACGGGGTACGCGCTGATCACCAGCGTCCTGGGCGCCACGGCCCTCGGCTTCTTCGCCTTCGTCGGCTTCGAGGACTCGGTGAACATGGCCGAGGAGACGAAGGACCCCGTCAGGACGTTCCCCCGCGCGATCTTCATCGGCGTGGCGGTGACCGGCACGATCTACGTCCTGGTCGCCCTGGTCTCGTCCCTCCTCGTCGACCACAGGACCCTGGAGGGTTCCAGCGGGCCGCTCCTCGAAGTGGTGAAGGCCGGCGGGGTGGACTTCCCGCACAAGCTCTTCGCCCTCATCGCCCTCTTCGCGGTCACCAACTCCGCGCTCATCAACATCATGATGGCCTCGCGGCTCTGCTACGGCATGGCCAACGAGCGCATCCTGCCGCGTGGCATGGCCCGCGTGCTCCCCCGCCGCCGCACCCCCGTCGTCGGCATCGTCTTCGTCACCATCCTCGCCATCGGCCTGGTCTCCACCGGCGAGATCGAGGGCCTCGGCGACACCACCGCGTTCCTCCTTCTCTGCGTCTTCGCCGTCGTCAACATCGCGGTCCTCGTCCTGCGCCGGGACCGCGTCGACCACGCCCACTTCCGGACGCCGACGGTGTTGCCGATCCTCGGCGCGGTAACGGCCCTGACCCTGGCCAGCCCCCTCGCCGACCGCCCGGCCGACGTGTACATCCGTGCCGGGGTTCTCTTGGCCATCGGGGTCGGCTTGTGGGCGGTGAACAAGGTGATTCTGCGGGTGCGGGGTGAGTGA
- the glgB gene encoding 1,4-alpha-glucan branching enzyme, with the protein MTPVPPSDDSTQNSSTAAEGPAPAKKTAAQKTAARKTAATKTATKKATAKKTTAKKTTAKKTTPAETARTAQKADGGTATAKKATAGKAVAKKVAEGAGAVKKAAAKKAPAKKAAAEKAVAKKTAAEKTVAKTAATKKTVAKKAVAKKSTVKKTAAKKTAKVVKPRKVTEKATLAPTVPPAPPAPPAPPAPPAPPASGTTGTDPVVPAPADAERTVPQPRSGEPPVPEPPANESPLPEPAFSPAMDGDDRERLVAGTHHAPHAVLGAHPAPGGVVFRAFRPYALAVSVVVGTLRAELHDDGGGFFSALLPLREVPASYRLLISYEGSEQETEDAYRFLPALGELDLHLINEGRHEELWRALGAEPMTHQGVTGTRFTVWAPNARGVRLAGTFNFWDGSGFPMRALGSSGVWELFVPGIGEGELYKFEITRPDGSKTLRADPLARRTEAPPNTSSVIHTSTYEWGDAEWMTRRAEIPAHEAPFSVYEVHLPSWRPGLTYRQLAEQLPAYVSDLGFTHVELLPVAEHPFGGSWGYQVTGFYAPTARLGTPDDFKYLIDALHRAGIGVLMDWVPAHFPRDDWALAEFDGRPLYEHEDPARAAHPDWGTLEFDYGRREVRNFLVANALYWCEEYHIDGLRVDAVASMLYLDYSREPGQWTPNEHGGRENLDAVAFLQEMNATVYRRVPGVVTIAEESTAWDGVTRPTHVAGPGGFGGLGFGLKWNMGWMHDSLGYMQREPVHRKYHHNEMTFSMVYAYSENYVLPISHDEVVHGKRSLVSKMPGDWWQQRANHRAYLGFMWAHPGKQLLFMGQEFAQGAEWSEAHGPDWWLLDPAYGAEADHRGVRDLVRDLNTTYRRTPALWQRDTQPSGFSWITGDSGDDNILAFLRYDADGTPLLAVSNFSPVVRQDYRLGVPDDVPAWQEILNTDAARYGGSDVTTPDTVKPDPHPHHAHPASIRLTLPPLATTWLRPA; encoded by the coding sequence GTGACTCCCGTCCCGCCGTCCGACGACAGCACGCAGAACAGCAGCACCGCCGCCGAGGGGCCCGCCCCGGCGAAGAAGACGGCCGCGCAGAAGACGGCCGCAAGGAAGACGGCCGCGACGAAAACCGCGACGAAGAAAGCGACGGCGAAAAAGACGACGGCGAAGAAGACAACGGCGAAGAAGACAACGCCGGCCGAGACGGCGAGGACGGCGCAGAAGGCCGACGGGGGCACGGCAACAGCGAAGAAAGCCACAGCGGGCAAAGCCGTGGCGAAGAAGGTGGCCGAGGGCGCGGGCGCGGTGAAGAAGGCCGCCGCCAAGAAGGCTCCTGCCAAGAAGGCTGCCGCGGAGAAGGCTGTGGCCAAGAAGACTGCCGCGGAGAAGACCGTGGCGAAGACGGCGGCCACCAAGAAGACGGTGGCCAAGAAGGCCGTGGCCAAGAAGAGCACGGTCAAGAAGACCGCCGCGAAGAAGACGGCGAAGGTGGTGAAGCCGCGCAAGGTGACGGAGAAGGCGACCCTGGCCCCGACCGTCCCACCGGCCCCACCGGCCCCACCGGCCCCACCGGCCCCACCGGCCCCACCTGCTTCCGGAACGACCGGAACCGACCCGGTGGTCCCGGCACCGGCCGACGCCGAGCGCACGGTTCCCCAACCCCGAAGCGGCGAGCCGCCCGTTCCCGAGCCCCCGGCCAACGAGTCACCGCTCCCCGAACCCGCCTTCTCCCCCGCCATGGACGGCGATGATCGCGAGCGACTCGTTGCCGGTACGCATCACGCGCCGCATGCCGTGCTCGGGGCGCATCCGGCGCCCGGGGGTGTGGTGTTCCGGGCGTTCCGGCCGTACGCGCTCGCGGTGAGCGTGGTGGTGGGGACGTTGCGGGCCGAGTTGCACGATGACGGGGGCGGGTTCTTCTCGGCGTTGCTGCCGTTGCGGGAGGTGCCGGCGTCGTACCGGCTGCTGATCTCGTACGAGGGGAGCGAGCAGGAGACCGAGGACGCGTACCGTTTCCTGCCCGCGCTCGGGGAACTGGACCTGCATCTGATCAACGAGGGGCGCCACGAGGAGCTGTGGCGGGCGCTCGGGGCCGAGCCGATGACCCACCAGGGGGTGACCGGCACCCGCTTCACCGTGTGGGCGCCGAACGCGCGCGGCGTACGGCTGGCCGGGACCTTCAACTTCTGGGACGGCTCCGGGTTCCCGATGCGGGCGCTCGGTTCGTCCGGGGTGTGGGAGCTGTTCGTGCCCGGGATCGGCGAGGGCGAGCTGTACAAGTTCGAGATCACCCGGCCGGACGGCTCGAAGACCCTACGGGCCGACCCGCTGGCCCGCCGCACGGAGGCTCCGCCCAACACCTCCTCCGTCATCCACACCTCGACGTACGAGTGGGGCGACGCGGAGTGGATGACGAGGCGGGCGGAGATCCCCGCGCACGAGGCGCCGTTCTCCGTCTACGAGGTCCATCTGCCGTCCTGGCGACCGGGACTGACCTACCGCCAACTCGCCGAACAGCTACCGGCGTACGTCTCCGACCTCGGCTTCACCCATGTCGAACTGCTGCCCGTCGCCGAGCACCCGTTCGGCGGCTCCTGGGGCTACCAGGTCACCGGCTTCTACGCGCCCACCGCCCGTCTGGGCACCCCCGACGACTTCAAGTACCTGATCGACGCCCTGCACCGGGCCGGGATCGGGGTGCTCATGGACTGGGTGCCGGCCCACTTCCCACGTGACGACTGGGCGCTGGCCGAGTTCGACGGGCGTCCGCTGTACGAGCACGAGGACCCGGCGCGGGCCGCGCACCCCGACTGGGGAACGCTGGAGTTCGACTACGGGCGCCGTGAGGTGCGCAACTTCCTTGTGGCGAACGCCCTTTACTGGTGCGAGGAGTACCACATCGACGGGTTGAGGGTGGACGCCGTGGCCTCCATGCTCTACCTCGACTACTCGCGCGAGCCGGGTCAGTGGACGCCGAACGAGCACGGCGGCCGGGAGAACCTGGACGCGGTGGCCTTCCTGCAGGAGATGAACGCGACCGTGTACCGGCGGGTGCCGGGCGTCGTGACGATCGCCGAGGAGTCCACGGCCTGGGACGGCGTGACCCGCCCGACGCACGTGGCGGGCCCGGGCGGCTTCGGGGGCCTGGGCTTCGGCCTGAAGTGGAACATGGGCTGGATGCACGACTCGCTGGGCTATATGCAGCGCGAGCCGGTGCACCGCAAGTACCACCACAACGAGATGACGTTCTCGATGGTGTACGCGTACAGCGAGAACTACGTCCTGCCCATCTCCCACGACGAGGTGGTCCACGGTAAGCGGTCCCTGGTGTCGAAGATGCCCGGCGACTGGTGGCAGCAGCGGGCCAACCACCGCGCCTACCTGGGCTTCATGTGGGCCCACCCCGGCAAGCAACTCCTCTTCATGGGCCAGGAGTTCGCCCAGGGCGCGGAGTGGTCGGAGGCGCACGGCCCGGACTGGTGGCTCCTCGATCCCGCGTACGGTGCGGAGGCGGACCACCGGGGCGTACGCGACCTGGTCCGCGACTTGAACACCACCTACCGCCGCACCCCCGCCCTCTGGCAACGGGACACCCAGCCCTCGGGCTTCTCATGGATCACGGGTGACTCCGGGGACGACAACATCCTGGCGTTCCTCCGCTACGACGCCGACGGCACGCCTCTGCTCGCCGTCTCCAACTTCAGCCCCGTCGTCCGCCAGGACTACCGCCTCGGCGTCCCCGACGACGTCCCCGCCTGGCAGGAAATCCTCAACACGGACGCCGCCCGCTACGGAGGCAGCGACGTGACCACCCCCGACACGGTAAAACCGGACCCCCACCCCCACCACGCCCACCCCGCCAGCATCCGCCTGACCCTGCCCCCTCTGGCCACGACCTGGCTCCGCCCGGCCTAG
- a CDS encoding cytochrome P450, whose amino-acid sequence METHPFAAAPAGSPTLESLPVEPLLTSEFDVNPGSVYERLRSMYGPVAPVGLMGVPVWLVLDYREVLEVLRNDSVWRRDVRHWRARAEGRLPQDWPLLAGYEVRQTMFFDDDEHRHARLAYHSAMRPFQDGHSPEGWELRAAVAKYADELIAMLAAESGTSGFADLAAQYTRPLLLMVTTKLFGCPVELGDEMVMEMWRMLDGGPDAGPATERALGAMTRLAAHRRFRPGEDLTSYMLLADPSLSDEQLGRELFMNAVYLNDITGNMVCNTLLEVLRGNATVRRSLSAGQIGETVNRAALVNPPTANLCFRFAARDVRLGNFWIRGGDIVSPSVAAAHRDLITAGTSHLVDSAVSTRAHLAWGAGPHQCPSAARELAGTIVSTAVGRVFEHFARAELTLPLDQLPWRAGPVVRGLRLLPVRYELSAHSQAVRVPPARGSDNAVTPVALAEAVPSRQPSRLLGALRRLMFGGRKAD is encoded by the coding sequence ATGGAAACTCATCCGTTCGCGGCCGCTCCGGCAGGCAGCCCCACGCTGGAATCACTGCCTGTCGAGCCGTTGCTGACCTCGGAGTTCGATGTGAACCCGGGCAGCGTCTACGAGCGACTGCGGAGTATGTACGGCCCGGTGGCGCCGGTGGGGCTGATGGGCGTGCCGGTGTGGCTGGTCCTCGACTACCGCGAGGTGCTGGAGGTCCTGCGCAACGACAGTGTCTGGCGGCGGGACGTACGGCACTGGCGGGCCCGGGCGGAGGGGCGACTGCCGCAGGACTGGCCGCTGCTCGCCGGGTACGAGGTCCGGCAGACCATGTTCTTCGACGACGACGAACACCGGCACGCCCGGCTGGCGTACCACTCGGCGATGCGGCCCTTCCAGGACGGGCACAGCCCCGAGGGGTGGGAGCTGCGGGCCGCCGTCGCGAAGTACGCCGACGAACTCATCGCCATGCTCGCGGCGGAGTCCGGCACGAGTGGCTTCGCCGATCTCGCGGCGCAGTACACCCGGCCGTTGCTCCTCATGGTCACGACCAAGCTGTTCGGGTGCCCCGTCGAACTGGGGGACGAGATGGTCATGGAAATGTGGCGGATGCTGGACGGCGGGCCGGACGCGGGCCCGGCGACCGAGCGGGCGCTGGGGGCCATGACCCGGCTGGCGGCGCATCGGCGCTTCCGTCCCGGGGAGGACCTGACCTCGTACATGCTGCTGGCCGACCCCTCGCTGAGCGATGAGCAGTTGGGCCGTGAGCTGTTCATGAACGCGGTCTATCTCAACGACATCACCGGGAACATGGTCTGCAACACCCTGCTGGAAGTGCTGCGCGGCAACGCGACCGTCCGGCGGAGTCTGTCGGCCGGGCAGATCGGCGAAACGGTCAACCGGGCGGCGCTGGTCAATCCGCCCACCGCCAACCTGTGCTTCCGGTTCGCGGCGCGTGATGTACGGCTGGGGAACTTCTGGATCAGGGGTGGGGACATCGTGTCGCCGTCCGTCGCGGCCGCGCACCGTGATCTGATCACCGCCGGGACCTCCCACCTCGTCGACTCCGCGGTCAGCACGCGGGCGCATCTCGCGTGGGGGGCCGGTCCGCATCAGTGTCCCAGTGCGGCGCGGGAGTTGGCGGGGACGATCGTGTCTACCGCGGTGGGGCGGGTGTTCGAGCACTTCGCCCGTGCGGAGCTCACTCTGCCGCTGGATCAGTTGCCCTGGCGGGCGGGGCCTGTGGTGCGTGGGCTGCGGCTGCTGCCGGTGCGGTATGAGTTGAGCGCGCATAGTCAGGCGGTGCGTGTGCCGCCCGCGCGGGGGAGCGATAACGCGGTGACCCCGGTCGCCCTCGCGGAGGCGGTGCCCTCGCGGCAGCCGAGTCGGTTGCTGGGGGCCTTGCGGAGGCTGATGTTCGGGGGGCGGAAGGCCGACTGA
- a CDS encoding roadblock/LC7 domain-containing protein, with amino-acid sequence MAAEAEVLDELHRLRTRIPQLTGALAASVDGLVLAHDTPGVEAESVAALTAAALGVAVRMTDATGSGDLRELLLRGEHGYVATYAAGPSAVLTLLAQDRVNVGRLHLEGRRAGHRIGELVAAAPRPADRSATTMSTPTALTPAKATVRSTPPRRTPRPPTPRTAPRTTPNANARTTSES; translated from the coding sequence ATGGCCGCGGAGGCCGAAGTCCTGGACGAACTGCACCGGTTGAGGACCCGTATACCCCAGTTGACCGGCGCGCTCGCGGCCAGCGTGGACGGGCTCGTCCTCGCCCACGACACCCCGGGCGTGGAAGCGGAGAGCGTGGCGGCCCTCACCGCCGCCGCGCTGGGTGTCGCCGTACGCATGACCGACGCGACCGGCAGCGGCGACCTCCGCGAGCTGCTCCTGCGTGGCGAACACGGCTACGTGGCGACGTACGCGGCGGGCCCCTCCGCCGTGCTGACGCTGCTGGCCCAGGACCGCGTCAACGTGGGCCGACTGCACCTGGAGGGCCGCCGCGCCGGCCACCGCATCGGCGAACTCGTGGCCGCGGCACCACGCCCCGCCGACCGCTCGGCGACCACCATGTCCACCCCCACGGCCCTGACCCCGGCCAAGGCCACGGTCAGGTCCACCCCACCCCGCCGCACTCCCCGTCCCCCCACCCCCCGCACCGCACCACGAACCACACCCAACGCCAACGCACGTACCACCAGTGAGAGTTGA
- a CDS encoding maltokinase N-terminal cap-like domain-containing protein, with protein sequence MSEAATHSTATSPAPPPAMEPTPGLLHSLEPLLREWLPRQRWFAGKGRPVTGFSLVAGTELLPMGSGAKAGLLHLLVRAHQPLLPSQGAAAHPGPGDCYQLLLGVRAALPPRLAPALIGHVAEGPLAGRTVYEALHDPRLADVLLEALRSQTRIGDLRFSRDMRHDIQEGLVPRLVTSEQSNSSIVYGDTFILKLFRRVVSGANPDLELPLMLSREGCPRVPAPAAWMVADLGSDANPGTHVLGVLQPFLQGAADGWELALSMLAKGEDFAAEARALGRATAEVHTALTRALPTATLGRPQLELLVEGMTERLEAATQAVPALRPYAPGLRSAFEALSDLAAEGRTWSAQRIHGDLHLGQCLRSPSGEWSLIDFEGEPSKPLAERRMPQPVVRDIAGMLRSFDYAAHSLQPPATDWASTCRAAYCSGYADVAGTDPRTDPVLLRAYETDKAVYEVVYEARHRPDWLPVPLAAVHRLATDPCTDIP encoded by the coding sequence ATGTCGGAAGCCGCCACGCACTCCACTGCGACAAGTCCTGCTCCACCGCCCGCCATGGAGCCGACTCCCGGGCTGCTCCACTCGCTGGAGCCGCTCCTGCGGGAGTGGCTGCCGCGGCAGCGCTGGTTCGCGGGGAAGGGGCGGCCCGTCACCGGGTTCAGTCTGGTGGCGGGGACGGAACTGCTGCCGATGGGCAGCGGCGCGAAGGCGGGGCTGCTGCATCTCCTCGTACGCGCCCACCAGCCGCTGCTGCCGTCCCAGGGCGCCGCCGCCCACCCCGGCCCCGGCGACTGCTACCAGCTTCTGCTCGGCGTACGCGCGGCCCTGCCGCCCCGGCTCGCACCCGCCCTGATCGGTCATGTGGCCGAGGGGCCGCTGGCCGGGCGGACGGTGTACGAAGCGCTGCACGACCCGCGCCTCGCGGACGTGCTCCTGGAGGCCCTGCGGTCGCAGACGCGCATAGGCGATCTCCGCTTCTCACGGGACATGCGGCACGACATACAGGAAGGCCTGGTCCCGCGTCTGGTGACCTCGGAACAGTCCAACTCCTCGATCGTCTACGGCGATACGTTCATCCTCAAGCTGTTCCGGCGAGTCGTGTCCGGCGCCAACCCCGACCTCGAACTGCCGCTGATGCTGTCGCGCGAGGGGTGCCCCCGGGTGCCGGCGCCGGCGGCCTGGATGGTGGCGGACCTGGGTTCGGACGCCAACCCCGGCACGCATGTCCTCGGGGTGCTCCAACCGTTCCTCCAGGGCGCGGCGGACGGCTGGGAGCTGGCGCTGAGCATGCTGGCCAAGGGCGAGGACTTCGCCGCCGAGGCGCGGGCGCTGGGGCGGGCGACCGCCGAGGTGCACACCGCGCTGACCCGGGCCCTGCCCACGGCCACGCTGGGGCGGCCCCAACTGGAGCTGCTGGTCGAGGGGATGACGGAACGGCTGGAGGCGGCCACCCAGGCCGTGCCCGCCCTCCGTCCGTACGCGCCCGGCCTGCGCTCGGCGTTCGAGGCGCTGTCGGACCTGGCCGCCGAGGGCCGTACCTGGTCGGCCCAGCGCATCCACGGCGACCTGCACCTCGGGCAGTGTCTGCGCTCCCCCTCCGGGGAGTGGTCGCTCATAGATTTCGAGGGCGAGCCGTCGAAACCGCTGGCCGAGCGCCGGATGCCGCAGCCCGTCGTCCGCGACATCGCCGGGATGCTCCGCTCCTTCGACTACGCCGCCCACTCCCTCCAACCGCCCGCCACCGACTGGGCCTCCACCTGCCGCGCCGCGTACTGCTCCGGCTACGCGGACGTCGCCGGGACCGATCCGCGCACCGATCCCGTACTGCTGCGCGCCTACGAGACCGACAAGGCGGTGTACGAGGTCGTCTACGAGGCCCGTCACCGCCCCGACTGGCTACCGGTACCGCTGGCCGCCGTCCACCGCCTCGCCACCGACCCCTGCACCGACATCCCCTGA